The proteins below come from a single Mucilaginibacter mali genomic window:
- a CDS encoding sodium:solute symporter, whose amino-acid sequence MKVLPVPDLAIILLYLVGMVLVGFWFSRKNKNSEAFTKASGLIPGWAIGFSIYATFLSSNTFLGVPGKAFGGNWNAFVFSISMPLAAWIAVKYFVPFYRNTGEVSAYTHLEKRFGPWARTYAVVCFLLTQLARMGSIFFGIALSLQALTGVSMRMIMVVMGTAIILYTVTGGIKAVIWTEVVQGIIKTLGAMLIIYLVVNNVPGGVSKIMEIGKADNKFSLGSFAINFKEPTFWVILLYGFFINLNNFGMDQNYIQRYHTAKSTKQAAKSVWLCVYLYVPASFLFFVIGSCLYAYYNLHPELLETIKHQVAVERLPGASAAEISNAMAALKPADYGDKIMPHFMVTRIPAGLVGLIVAAILSAAMSTISSGMNSSATVFTVDIYKRYFKPGINEKQTMNLLHIMTVVFGVAGMIAGIGMIGVKSILDVWWQLSGIFAAGMLGLFLLGLISRQTRNHEAMAATIIGVLVILWLTFPTLIPDSYAALRSTLNTNMIIVVGTLTIFLTGLLLTKIKREGYTVGQPMTNENDQ is encoded by the coding sequence ATGAAAGTGTTACCCGTGCCCGACCTTGCCATTATACTACTTTACCTTGTGGGTATGGTGCTGGTGGGTTTTTGGTTTTCGCGCAAGAACAAAAATAGCGAGGCTTTCACCAAGGCATCGGGCCTGATACCGGGATGGGCTATCGGCTTTTCCATTTACGCTACATTTTTAAGCAGCAATACTTTTTTAGGTGTACCGGGCAAGGCTTTCGGGGGCAACTGGAACGCTTTTGTATTCAGCATCAGCATGCCGCTGGCGGCTTGGATAGCTGTAAAATATTTTGTGCCTTTTTATCGCAATACGGGCGAGGTATCGGCGTATACCCATTTAGAAAAACGCTTCGGCCCATGGGCGCGTACTTACGCCGTGGTTTGCTTTTTACTGACGCAGTTAGCCCGCATGGGGTCGATATTTTTTGGGATAGCGTTGAGTTTGCAGGCACTGACAGGTGTATCCATGCGCATGATCATGGTGGTGATGGGCACGGCTATTATCCTGTATACAGTTACCGGCGGCATCAAGGCGGTGATCTGGACAGAGGTGGTGCAGGGCATTATTAAAACCCTGGGCGCCATGCTGATCATTTACCTTGTGGTGAACAATGTGCCGGGCGGAGTTTCAAAAATTATGGAGATAGGCAAGGCCGATAATAAATTTAGCCTGGGTAGCTTCGCTATCAACTTTAAGGAACCTACTTTTTGGGTGATATTGCTGTATGGCTTCTTCATCAACCTGAATAACTTCGGGATGGATCAGAATTATATCCAGCGTTACCATACGGCTAAGTCAACTAAACAGGCAGCAAAATCGGTATGGCTTTGTGTTTATCTGTATGTGCCGGCATCGTTCCTGTTTTTCGTGATCGGGTCCTGCCTGTATGCTTACTACAATCTGCACCCCGAATTGCTGGAAACCATTAAGCACCAGGTAGCGGTAGAGCGTTTACCCGGCGCATCGGCCGCGGAGATCAGCAACGCGATGGCCGCACTTAAACCTGCAGATTATGGCGATAAGATAATGCCACACTTTATGGTAACGCGCATCCCTGCCGGGTTGGTTGGACTGATCGTTGCGGCTATCCTTTCGGCAGCGATGAGCACCATCAGTTCGGGCATGAACTCGTCGGCCACGGTGTTTACGGTAGATATTTACAAGCGCTATTTTAAGCCCGGCATCAACGAAAAGCAAACCATGAACCTGCTGCATATTATGACGGTTGTTTTCGGTGTAGCCGGGATGATAGCCGGGATAGGCATGATAGGGGTGAAGAGTATTTTGGATGTGTGGTGGCAGTTGTCGGGCATCTTCGCGGCTGGGATGCTGGGCCTGTTTTTATTGGGCCTGATCAGTCGGCAAACCCGTAACCACGAGGCTATGGCCGCTACTATTATCGGTGTACTGGTGATCCTGTGGTTAACATTCCCAACACTCATCCCCGATAGCTACGCCGCCCTGCGCAGCACGCTGAACACCAATATGATCATCGTAGTAGGCACGCTCACCATATTTTTGACCGGCCTGCTATTAACTAAGATAAAGCGAGAAGGATATACTGTTGGGCAACCAATGACTAATGAAAATGACCAATGA